The proteins below are encoded in one region of Streptomyces cyanogenus:
- a CDS encoding class I SAM-dependent methyltransferase → MAHDHQDTEHGHRHGHGTDIDWNELGPLLESQAELFTPVYERVMAWLGREVTEPGLIVDAGSGPGVVSCLFAEAFPGARIVAVDAAAPLLERARARAARQGFADRFDTLAGELPGVLHELDYPADLLWASRSLHHLGDQRAALAAFAERLAPGGTLALLEGGLPSRFLPRDIGIGRPGLQARLDALEEDWFARMRADLPGSVAETEDWPALLAAAGLRHARTRTFLLDLPAPTPDRARAYVAAHLSRLRDGIGDALDAEDRATLDRLLDPSDPASVHVRPDVFVLGAYTVHTAVRRG, encoded by the coding sequence ATGGCGCACGACCACCAGGACACCGAGCACGGGCACCGGCACGGGCACGGCACGGACATCGACTGGAACGAGTTGGGTCCCCTGCTGGAGTCGCAGGCGGAGCTGTTCACGCCCGTGTACGAGCGGGTCATGGCATGGCTCGGTCGGGAAGTGACCGAGCCGGGGCTGATCGTGGACGCGGGCAGCGGTCCCGGTGTGGTCTCCTGCCTGTTCGCCGAGGCGTTCCCCGGGGCCCGGATCGTCGCCGTCGACGCCGCAGCGCCGCTGCTGGAACGCGCCCGAGCCCGGGCCGCCCGCCAGGGCTTCGCCGACCGCTTCGACACCTTGGCCGGTGAACTGCCCGGCGTGCTGCACGAGTTGGACTATCCTGCGGACCTGTTGTGGGCCAGTCGCAGCCTGCACCACCTCGGCGACCAGCGGGCCGCGCTCGCCGCGTTCGCCGAACGGCTCGCCCCGGGCGGCACCCTCGCCCTCCTGGAGGGCGGCCTGCCCTCCCGCTTCCTGCCCCGCGACATCGGCATCGGCCGCCCCGGACTGCAGGCGCGGCTGGACGCGCTGGAAGAGGACTGGTTCGCGCGGATGCGCGCCGACCTGCCCGGCTCCGTCGCCGAGACCGAGGACTGGCCCGCCCTGCTGGCCGCCGCCGGCCTCCGGCACGCCCGCACCCGCACCTTCCTCCTCGACCTGCCCGCCCCCACCCCCGACCGGGCCCGCGCCTACGTCGCCGCACATCTGTCCCGGCTGCGCGACGGCATCGGTGACGCGCTGGACGCCGAGGACCGCGCCACCCTCGACCGGCTGCTCGACCCGTCCGACCCGGCGAGCGTGCACGTACGGCCCGACGTGTTCGTGCTGGGCGCGTACACCGTGCACACGGCGGTCCGCCGGGGGTGA
- a CDS encoding BTAD domain-containing putative transcriptional regulator, with translation MPPPPTTSAPARRRATAAPAPPQQFKVLGPVRLYRYGDEVPSGSPQQRALLAVLLLRAGRTVTAAELIDALWGEDPPSQALAAVRTYASRLRKILSPGVLVSESGGYALAAAPGSLDLEQAQHLAAEAERCRTDGKSARARMLLDKALALWDGEALAGVPGPFAEAHRARLEAWRLELRESRLGLDLELGAHAEAVSELTSLTAAHPLRERLRELQMLALYRGGRQAEALAVYADTRRLLAQELGVDPGPALRELQQRILESDPALGGAADGAEATYRAALVRPAQLPATVPDFTGRTALVNELVTLLATEPGFLTAISGAAGIGGIGKTTLAVHVAHAARSAFPDGQLYADLQGVGPRAAEPETVLGSFLRALGTPDAQIPDSLHDRAALYRSMLDRRRVLVLLDNARDSAQVRPLLPAAPGCATLITSRVRMVDLAGAHLVDLDVLSPDEAVQFFTGIVGEERVAAEREAALDVVSACGFLPLAIRIAASRLAARRTWTVAVLAAKLADERRRLDELQAGDLAVRSTFELGYGQLEPHQARAFRLIGLADGPDISLAAAAAMLDGPPEETEDQLEALVDTGFLESAAPGRYRFHDLTRLYARACAEREAPEERDAALTRLLDFYLASAAEAYAVEHPGDRSVEHLAPTSRAAAEFSYLEDARRWLGAETEGILSCARQLAHGTRLRRAIDLLWSVKDTVGVRSPRLYHETAAAAKRAAHAARDAQAEGRACAALTAVHLTAGDLRAADAEAQRALVLALAVDDPVTGAWVQYDRGVIALQEGRFPEANRCLREALSRFRADDNPFGVASALCQLSHVEAGIGNVRSAVALAAEAVERIGSEAATLALAESRYALGIALSATGRTGEALSQLDQALVIFEDCGQTLGEGMVRFRRAQIRLALREPGRAAAEAEQALAVLSRVGGDRRRADVLVVLGDAMAGQGESARARTCWAEALAVYERVRGPEGEELCRPLRERLHRSGRTAGDGAGRAAGS, from the coding sequence TTGCCCCCTCCCCCCACGACGTCCGCACCGGCACGCCGGCGAGCCACGGCCGCACCGGCCCCGCCCCAGCAGTTCAAGGTGCTCGGCCCGGTACGGCTCTACCGGTACGGCGACGAGGTGCCCTCCGGTTCGCCCCAGCAACGCGCCCTGCTCGCCGTCCTGTTGCTGCGCGCAGGACGCACCGTCACCGCCGCCGAACTCATCGATGCCCTCTGGGGGGAGGACCCCCCGTCACAGGCACTGGCGGCCGTGCGCACCTACGCGTCCCGGCTCCGCAAGATCCTCAGCCCCGGCGTCCTGGTCAGCGAATCCGGCGGTTACGCCCTCGCGGCCGCGCCGGGCTCCCTCGACCTGGAGCAGGCGCAGCACCTCGCCGCCGAAGCGGAACGCTGCCGTACGGACGGGAAGTCCGCGAGGGCACGGATGCTGCTCGACAAGGCGCTGGCGCTGTGGGACGGGGAGGCGCTGGCGGGGGTGCCCGGACCGTTCGCCGAGGCGCACCGGGCCAGGCTGGAGGCATGGCGGCTGGAGCTGCGGGAGTCACGGCTCGGCCTGGATCTGGAGCTGGGCGCGCACGCGGAGGCCGTCTCCGAACTCACCTCGCTCACCGCGGCGCACCCGCTGCGCGAGCGCCTTCGCGAGCTGCAGATGCTGGCGCTGTACCGCGGCGGCAGGCAGGCCGAGGCCCTCGCCGTGTACGCCGACACCCGACGGCTCCTCGCCCAGGAACTGGGCGTCGACCCCGGGCCCGCGCTGCGCGAACTCCAGCAGCGCATCCTGGAGTCCGACCCGGCGTTGGGCGGTGCCGCCGACGGTGCCGAGGCGACCTACCGGGCGGCCCTCGTGCGGCCCGCACAACTGCCCGCCACGGTCCCGGACTTCACCGGCCGGACGGCGCTCGTGAACGAGTTGGTGACGCTGCTGGCGACCGAACCGGGCTTCCTGACGGCCATCTCGGGCGCCGCCGGCATCGGCGGCATCGGCAAGACGACCCTCGCCGTCCACGTCGCCCATGCCGCCCGGTCCGCGTTCCCCGACGGGCAGCTCTACGCGGACCTCCAGGGCGTGGGACCACGGGCCGCGGAGCCCGAGACCGTGCTCGGCAGCTTTCTGCGCGCCCTCGGTACCCCCGACGCCCAGATCCCGGACTCCCTGCACGACCGCGCGGCGCTGTACCGCTCGATGCTGGACCGGCGCCGGGTCCTGGTGCTGCTGGACAACGCCCGGGACTCGGCGCAGGTGCGGCCGTTGCTCCCGGCCGCTCCGGGCTGCGCGACCCTCATCACGAGCCGGGTGCGCATGGTCGATCTGGCCGGTGCCCATCTGGTGGACCTCGATGTGCTCAGCCCCGACGAGGCGGTCCAGTTCTTCACCGGGATCGTGGGCGAGGAGCGGGTGGCCGCGGAGCGGGAGGCGGCCCTGGACGTGGTCAGCGCCTGCGGTTTCCTGCCGCTCGCGATCCGCATCGCGGCGTCCCGGCTGGCGGCCCGGCGGACCTGGACCGTGGCCGTCCTGGCCGCCAAGCTCGCCGACGAACGGCGCCGGCTGGACGAACTCCAGGCCGGCGACCTCGCGGTGCGGTCCACCTTCGAACTCGGCTACGGCCAGCTGGAACCCCACCAGGCGCGGGCCTTCCGGCTCATCGGGCTCGCCGACGGGCCGGACATCTCGCTCGCCGCTGCCGCCGCCATGCTGGACGGGCCGCCGGAGGAGACGGAGGACCAGTTGGAGGCGCTGGTCGACACCGGCTTCCTGGAGTCCGCGGCACCGGGCCGCTACCGCTTCCACGACCTCACGCGCCTGTACGCCCGGGCCTGCGCCGAGCGGGAGGCCCCCGAGGAGCGCGACGCGGCCCTGACCCGGCTGCTGGACTTCTATCTGGCGAGCGCGGCCGAGGCGTACGCCGTGGAGCACCCCGGCGACCGCAGTGTGGAGCACCTGGCGCCGACGTCCCGTGCGGCGGCCGAGTTCTCCTACCTGGAGGACGCGCGACGCTGGCTGGGCGCGGAGACGGAGGGCATTCTGTCCTGCGCCCGGCAGCTGGCGCACGGCACACGGCTGCGCCGGGCGATCGATCTGCTGTGGAGTGTCAAGGACACGGTCGGCGTCCGCAGTCCCCGGCTGTACCACGAGACCGCCGCGGCGGCGAAGCGTGCCGCGCACGCGGCGCGTGACGCGCAGGCCGAGGGCCGGGCGTGCGCCGCGCTGACGGCCGTGCACCTGACGGCGGGCGACCTGCGCGCGGCCGACGCGGAGGCCCAGCGGGCGCTGGTGCTGGCCCTCGCCGTCGACGACCCGGTGACCGGCGCGTGGGTGCAGTACGACCGCGGTGTCATCGCGCTCCAGGAGGGCAGGTTCCCGGAGGCGAACCGCTGTCTGCGCGAGGCGCTGTCCCGTTTCCGCGCCGACGACAACCCGTTCGGTGTGGCCAGCGCGCTGTGCCAGCTGTCCCACGTCGAGGCGGGCATCGGCAATGTGCGCAGCGCCGTCGCGCTGGCCGCGGAGGCCGTCGAGCGCATCGGTTCCGAGGCCGCGACCCTGGCGCTGGCCGAGTCGCGGTACGCGCTCGGCATCGCGCTGTCCGCGACCGGCCGGACCGGCGAGGCCCTGAGCCAGCTGGATCAGGCGCTGGTGATCTTCGAGGACTGCGGCCAGACACTCGGCGAGGGCATGGTCCGCTTCCGGCGCGCCCAGATCCGGCTGGCGCTGCGGGAGCCCGGCCGGGCGGCCGCCGAGGCGGAGCAGGCGCTCGCGGTGCTCAGCCGGGTCGGGGGCGACCGGCGACGGGCCGACGTGCTGGTGGTCCTGGGGGACGCGATGGCCGGGCAGGGCGAGTCGGCGCGGGCCCGGACCTGCTGGGCCGAGGCCCTGGCGGTGTACGAACGCGTCCGCGGCCCGGAGGGCGAGGAGCTGTGCCGTCCGCTGCGGGAACGGCTGCACCGCTCCGGCCGTACGGCGGGCGACGGAGCCGGCCGTGCCGCGGGAAGCTGA
- a CDS encoding aldo/keto reductase, which produces MSSKVPPIILNNGVEMPQLGFGVWQVPDDEAERAVATALEAGYRSIDTAAIYGNEEGTGKAIAASGLPREDIFVTTKLWNSDQGYDSTLRAFDTSLEKLGLDYVDLYLIHWPLPSRGTYIDTYKAFEKLLADGRVRAIGVSNFLPEHLRRLISETSVVPAVNQIELHPHLQQREARALHAEQGIATEAWSPLGQGKGLLEVPAIVAIAQKHNRTPAQVVLRWHLQLGTIVIPKSVTPSRIKENIEVFDFSLDDEDLAAISALDEDRRLGPDPAAFDMG; this is translated from the coding sequence GTGAGCAGCAAGGTCCCCCCGATCATCCTCAACAACGGCGTCGAGATGCCCCAGCTGGGCTTCGGCGTCTGGCAGGTGCCGGACGACGAGGCCGAGCGGGCCGTCGCCACGGCGCTGGAGGCCGGGTACCGCAGCATCGACACCGCTGCGATCTACGGCAACGAAGAGGGCACCGGCAAGGCCATCGCCGCCTCCGGCCTGCCCCGTGAGGACATCTTCGTCACCACCAAGCTCTGGAACAGCGACCAGGGGTACGACTCCACGCTGCGCGCGTTCGACACGTCGCTGGAGAAGCTGGGACTCGACTACGTCGACCTGTACCTGATCCACTGGCCGCTGCCGTCCCGGGGCACGTACATCGACACCTACAAGGCGTTCGAGAAGCTGCTCGCCGACGGCCGTGTCCGCGCCATCGGCGTCTCCAACTTCCTTCCCGAGCACCTGCGGCGGCTGATCTCGGAGACCTCGGTCGTCCCGGCGGTCAACCAGATCGAGCTGCACCCGCACCTGCAGCAGCGCGAGGCACGCGCGCTGCACGCCGAGCAGGGCATCGCCACCGAGGCCTGGTCGCCGCTCGGCCAGGGCAAGGGTCTGCTGGAGGTGCCGGCGATCGTCGCGATCGCGCAGAAGCACAACCGCACCCCGGCCCAGGTCGTGCTGCGCTGGCACCTGCAGCTCGGCACCATCGTGATCCCGAAGTCCGTGACGCCGTCCCGGATCAAGGAGAACATCGAGGTGTTCGACTTCAGCCTGGACGACGAGGACCTCGCCGCGATCAGCGCCCTCGACGAGGACCGGCGCCTGGGTCCCGACCCCGCCGCCTTCGACATGGGCTGA
- a CDS encoding glycoside hydrolase family 75 protein, translating into MRLRTLTLAAASGTALLAAGLLPAHASAAASPKSAQEGTVSAADLLAKVTSCSQVSNGKYKTDDETSATVPVCGKNGAVFWKADMDIDCDGQRTANCNEDRDPWYLDDTAFHQSDGKPLKAETLPYVVVPSTSSIWNYSSAGIKGGGVVAVIYNNKVEYAVVGDTGPSKIIGEASYATAKALGIDPDPATGGAESGVTYILFKNSQVSPIESHSAAVSLGDKLAKQFIANN; encoded by the coding sequence GTGCGCCTCCGAACACTGACCCTCGCCGCGGCCTCCGGCACCGCCCTGCTCGCCGCCGGACTCCTCCCCGCGCACGCCTCCGCCGCCGCCTCCCCCAAGTCCGCACAGGAGGGCACGGTCAGCGCCGCCGACCTGCTCGCCAAGGTGACATCCTGTTCGCAGGTCTCCAACGGCAAGTACAAGACCGACGACGAGACATCGGCCACGGTCCCCGTGTGCGGCAAGAACGGCGCGGTGTTCTGGAAGGCCGACATGGACATCGACTGCGACGGCCAGCGCACCGCGAACTGCAACGAGGACCGCGACCCCTGGTACCTGGACGACACCGCCTTCCACCAGTCCGACGGCAAGCCGCTGAAGGCGGAGACCCTGCCGTACGTCGTCGTGCCCAGCACCAGCAGCATCTGGAACTACTCCAGCGCCGGCATCAAGGGCGGCGGCGTGGTCGCCGTGATCTACAACAACAAGGTCGAGTACGCCGTCGTCGGCGACACCGGCCCCTCGAAGATCATCGGCGAGGCGTCGTACGCCACCGCCAAGGCGCTCGGCATCGACCCCGATCCGGCGACCGGCGGCGCCGAATCGGGCGTGACCTACATCCTGTTCAAGAACTCCCAGGTCTCCCCCATCGAGAGCCACAGCGCCGCGGTCTCCCTCGGCGACAAGCTGGCCAAGCAGTTCATCGCGAACAACTGA
- a CDS encoding SDR family oxidoreductase, with product MTTNDTPVALITGGGTGIGAAVARQLLDAGWRVTVTGRTERRLRDFADGLGNPEELQTIAGDAASFEDVQSAVDRTLKAYGRLDTVVANAGFATHDTVADGDPAGWTEMVLTNVLGPALLIRASVDALKETGGRIVLIGSVAGFVHGPGNLYGATKWAVTGLAENTRRQVTDFGIGVTLVAPGRVETPFWDAYGSLPPGHLLTAGQIADSVVWAIRQPAGVDVNTVVVRPLGQPN from the coding sequence ATGACCACGAACGACACTCCGGTCGCGCTCATCACCGGCGGAGGCACCGGTATCGGCGCGGCCGTCGCACGGCAGCTGCTGGACGCCGGGTGGCGGGTCACCGTCACCGGGCGCACGGAGCGGCGGCTGCGGGATTTCGCCGACGGGCTCGGGAATCCGGAGGAGCTGCAGACGATCGCCGGTGACGCGGCGTCCTTCGAGGACGTGCAGAGCGCGGTCGACCGCACGCTCAAGGCGTACGGCCGGCTGGACACCGTCGTCGCCAACGCGGGCTTCGCCACGCACGACACCGTGGCGGACGGCGATCCGGCGGGCTGGACCGAGATGGTCCTCACCAACGTCCTCGGCCCCGCCCTCCTCATCCGCGCCTCCGTCGACGCGCTGAAGGAGACCGGCGGCCGGATCGTCCTCATCGGCAGTGTCGCCGGGTTCGTGCACGGCCCCGGCAACCTCTACGGCGCCACCAAGTGGGCGGTCACCGGCCTCGCCGAGAACACCCGGCGACAGGTGACGGACTTCGGGATCGGTGTCACGCTGGTCGCCCCCGGCCGGGTGGAGACCCCGTTCTGGGACGCCTACGGCAGCCTGCCCCCCGGGCACCTCCTGACCGCCGGCCAGATCGCCGACTCGGTCGTCTGGGCGATCCGGCAGCCGGCCGGGGTCGACGTCAACACGGTCGTCGTCCGTCCGCTGGGTCAGCCCAACTGA